The Candidatus Nanohalococcus occultus genome contains a region encoding:
- a CDS encoding twin-arginine translocation signal domain-containing protein: protein MSSAPRGKRYFKNGEILEPSEDAIKNIDRTILEEDIHGNKKETDTSFEKAIVGALGLGGAAAYAKKLSEGEDIDSTRRNFMKASAGAAVAALSAGCTGNAPNEPEGTPTETTTAKTTTEAVGNQTTARTEDPNADLPFDVKVSPKFREDFDEIFEKFDPSLRPKKIGNTPEKMAYFMAEEATKHGNYGEAQNADQKIGVSSNEPFIHFTDHEAATRANAELLQNLHFLDESFPEETVGENLITTSGHAVDGGNLFKISGVAFEDENGEMNYGTNIPTASAVRWVGDLSESDFFTAGGGFAYDSREATQANMRFYEDVTSSYRIPAEDFSYTIVPTRLEGEFEAAILTDKAYKTRSQAMMNGPGVVDFENQTASLLEDEDADYLVIDENSNGDQYIRSRGREAVMEQIPITMGVGEQ, encoded by the coding sequence ATGTCATCGGCACCAAGAGGAAAACGATACTTCAAGAACGGCGAGATCCTAGAGCCTTCAGAAGACGCTATAAAAAACATAGATCGAACAATACTTGAAGAAGACATCCACGGCAACAAGAAAGAAACAGACACATCATTTGAAAAAGCAATTGTCGGGGCATTAGGACTAGGCGGCGCAGCAGCATACGCCAAAAAACTTTCAGAAGGAGAAGACATCGACAGCACACGAAGAAACTTCATGAAAGCATCAGCCGGAGCAGCAGTAGCAGCACTCTCCGCAGGATGTACAGGAAACGCACCAAATGAACCAGAAGGCACTCCTACAGAAACAACAACTGCGAAAACAACCACAGAAGCCGTCGGAAACCAAACAACAGCAAGAACAGAAGATCCAAACGCAGATCTTCCTTTCGACGTAAAAGTCAGCCCGAAGTTCAGAGAAGACTTCGATGAAATATTCGAAAAGTTCGATCCTAGTCTAAGACCTAAAAAAATCGGGAATACTCCTGAGAAAATGGCCTATTTCATGGCAGAGGAAGCTACTAAACACGGCAACTATGGCGAGGCTCAAAACGCAGACCAAAAAATTGGAGTCTCTTCCAACGAACCATTCATCCACTTCACAGACCACGAAGCCGCGACAAGAGCGAACGCAGAGCTACTACAGAACCTTCACTTTTTGGATGAAAGCTTTCCAGAAGAGACAGTTGGAGAAAACCTCATTACTACCTCAGGTCATGCCGTAGACGGCGGAAACCTGTTCAAAATATCCGGAGTTGCCTTTGAAGATGAAAACGGAGAAATGAACTACGGAACCAACATACCAACAGCTTCCGCCGTAAGGTGGGTAGGCGATCTCAGCGAATCAGATTTCTTTACAGCTGGAGGTGGATTCGCCTATGATAGCAGAGAAGCAACGCAGGCAAACATGAGATTTTACGAAGACGTGACTAGCTCCTACAGAATTCCCGCTGAGGATTTCTCATATACAATAGTCCCAACAAGGCTGGAAGGAGAGTTTGAGGCAGCAATACTGACCGATAAGGCCTACAAGACACGAAGCCAGGCAATGATGAACGGTCCAGGGGTTGTAGACTTTGAGAACCAGACAGCGAGTCTGCTTGAAGACGAGGACGCTGACTACCTCGTAATAGACGAGAACTCCAACGGAGACCAGTACATAAGATCAAGAGGGCGCGAGGCAGTTATGGAGCAGATACCTATCACAATGGGAGTAGGAGAGCAATAG
- the proS gene encoding proline--tRNA ligase: MTQELGVTVDKHKDVHEWYSEVVRKAELADYSPVKGCMIIKPYGMRLWELIKEKLDGKFKATGAQNAYFPLFIPSDLLEKESEIVEGFDLEVAWLEEDGEKDQDQRLAIRPTSESIITDYMSDEIRSHRQLPMQLNQWANVVRWEVSDTRPFLRTREFLWQEGHTAHATDESAEKEVMMRLDQYREMIEEEFAIPSITGYKPEHDKFPGAKYTSTIETLMPDGRSIQSGTSHHLGQHFAEAFDVTFEDENGDTQTAHTTSWGFSTRVIGAIVLAHGDDDGLVMPPNIAPIQAVVVPIYQEDNQEEVEEYAEKVAEDLEEKGLRVEYDDREHRTPGYKFNEWELKGVPLRIEVGPNEMEDQAVTTVRRDSGDKQMGLDREQFIDEVEQRLDEIQKSMYSELEDYQQENIREATSKQEILGTIGKSRGYVKTKWCGKEGCETEIKDQVAAEIVVLPFEEDSEPEQIQGDEDHLEGECAVCGDSAKRWAYFAKNY; this comes from the coding sequence ATGACCCAGGAGCTAGGAGTAACGGTAGACAAGCACAAAGACGTACATGAATGGTACTCGGAAGTCGTAAGAAAGGCAGAGCTAGCAGATTACTCGCCTGTCAAAGGCTGTATGATTATCAAGCCTTACGGAATGCGGCTATGGGAGCTGATCAAAGAGAAACTCGATGGAAAATTCAAAGCCACCGGCGCACAGAATGCTTACTTCCCGCTTTTCATCCCTAGCGATCTCCTGGAAAAAGAAAGTGAGATAGTAGAAGGCTTCGATCTGGAAGTCGCATGGCTCGAAGAAGACGGGGAAAAAGACCAGGATCAGAGGCTGGCAATCCGTCCGACCTCGGAATCAATAATAACAGACTACATGAGCGATGAAATCCGCTCCCACAGACAGCTGCCAATGCAGTTAAACCAGTGGGCAAACGTCGTACGCTGGGAAGTCAGTGACACACGGCCGTTCCTACGTACAAGGGAGTTTCTCTGGCAGGAAGGCCATACGGCCCACGCAACAGATGAATCTGCTGAAAAAGAGGTTATGATGCGGCTTGACCAGTACAGAGAGATGATAGAAGAGGAGTTCGCAATCCCATCAATTACAGGTTACAAGCCGGAACACGATAAGTTCCCGGGCGCAAAGTATACTTCAACAATCGAGACCTTGATGCCGGACGGACGGTCAATCCAGAGTGGAACCTCCCACCACCTGGGACAGCATTTTGCCGAGGCCTTCGATGTAACCTTTGAAGATGAGAACGGAGATACACAGACGGCTCATACCACTTCGTGGGGCTTTTCCACCCGTGTAATCGGAGCGATCGTACTGGCACACGGAGACGACGATGGACTCGTAATGCCTCCGAACATCGCACCAATCCAGGCAGTTGTCGTACCTATCTACCAGGAAGACAACCAAGAAGAAGTCGAAGAGTACGCCGAAAAAGTCGCTGAAGATCTCGAGGAGAAAGGACTACGTGTCGAATACGACGACCGGGAGCATCGTACCCCTGGCTACAAGTTCAACGAATGGGAGCTGAAAGGAGTGCCGCTGAGAATCGAGGTCGGACCGAACGAGATGGAAGACCAAGCGGTTACAACTGTGAGACGAGACTCCGGAGACAAGCAGATGGGCTTGGATCGAGAACAGTTTATCGATGAGGTAGAACAGAGGCTCGATGAGATCCAGAAATCAATGTATTCCGAACTCGAAGACTACCAGCAGGAAAACATCAGGGAAGCAACCAGCAAACAGGAGATCCTCGGAACAATCGGTAAATCACGCGGCTATGTTAAGACCAAGTGGTGTGGTAAAGAAGGGTGTGAAACCGAGATCAAAGACCAGGTAGCCGCGGAAATCGTTGTCCTACCGTTCGAAGAAGACTCTGAACCAGAACAGATCCAGGGTGACGAAGATCATCTGGAAGGAGAATGCGCAGTGTGTGGCGATAGCGCTAAAAGATGGGCTTACTTTGCGAAGAATTACTAG
- a CDS encoding DEAD/DEAH box helicase has translation MTKSFEDLGISEEVVKNLEAQGITEPTTVQRISYPRVKKGYDVLVESETGSGKTLAFSLPIIEQAKGNKTQALVLTPVRELAKQVEEEISKAAGDSVNTAVIYGGVSYGPQIQDAKKANIVVGTPGRILDLLKKNKLDVSELEYFVLDEADRMLDMGFQDELEQIMRYVPENRQNLLFGATIPGSLEKMCKKYDISPKILRVKKEEHTRNLSEKYVEAKNHEKISTLYTLLKKRDRELSIVFCKTKNNTRWLSDKLRKNGIDAEALNGDMSQKQREKLVDRFEKGEVKVLVATDVAARGLDIDDVTHVFNFDVPDTADTYTHRIGRAGRQGREGEAITILEKQDHNTFRRLKRKLDIPRMKEDLELLDAQV, from the coding sequence ATGACTAAGAGTTTCGAAGACCTAGGAATATCAGAGGAAGTGGTCAAAAACCTGGAAGCCCAGGGGATCACAGAACCGACCACAGTACAGAGAATATCATACCCGCGCGTAAAGAAAGGATACGACGTACTAGTTGAATCCGAGACAGGATCAGGTAAAACACTGGCATTTTCACTGCCGATAATCGAACAAGCAAAAGGAAACAAAACCCAGGCACTTGTATTAACGCCTGTAAGAGAGCTAGCCAAGCAGGTAGAAGAAGAAATTAGCAAAGCGGCTGGTGACTCAGTCAACACCGCTGTAATCTATGGAGGCGTAAGTTACGGACCTCAAATCCAGGATGCGAAAAAAGCCAACATCGTGGTTGGAACACCCGGCCGAATCCTTGATTTGCTGAAGAAAAACAAGTTAGATGTATCAGAACTCGAGTACTTCGTGCTGGATGAGGCCGACCGGATGCTTGATATGGGATTCCAGGACGAGCTAGAACAGATCATGCGTTACGTCCCGGAAAACCGCCAGAACCTGCTGTTCGGGGCGACAATTCCCGGATCGCTGGAAAAGATGTGTAAAAAATACGATATCTCACCGAAGATCCTGAGGGTGAAAAAAGAGGAACACACCCGGAACTTGAGTGAAAAATACGTAGAAGCGAAGAACCATGAGAAAATATCCACCCTCTACACTTTACTGAAAAAACGGGATAGAGAGCTATCAATCGTTTTCTGTAAGACGAAGAACAACACTCGCTGGCTTTCCGATAAGCTGCGGAAAAACGGTATCGACGCAGAGGCACTCAACGGCGATATGAGCCAGAAACAAAGAGAGAAACTCGTTGACCGTTTCGAGAAAGGAGAGGTAAAAGTACTGGTGGCAACCGATGTAGCCGCACGCGGGCTTGACATCGACGATGTAACCCACGTCTTCAACTTCGATGTACCGGATACCGCCGATACCTACACCCACAGAATCGGACGAGCCGGCCGCCAAGGACGGGAAGGAGAAGCAATCACAATCCTGGAAAAACAGGACCACAACACCTTCAGAAGGCTTAAACGGAAGCTGGATATCCCACGCATGAAAGAAGACCTTGAGCTACTAGACGCTCAGGTCTGA
- a CDS encoding amidohydrolase, whose amino-acid sequence MILENIRFLVTQNENREILEDIDLRIEDGKITEISENIEAEDEKIDCSNKIVLPGLINCHTHVSMSLLRGVSDDKELDEWLHEEIIPRETELSPQDVYDGALLGIKEMLKSGTTCFNDMYAPEEKVAEAVDKTGIRAVLANGIIERSDIDSRLEESREFIESFRTHPRIKPVVSPHAVYTVSENSLEKLKEQAEELDTSLHIHLSETRSENEDFKAENGERPVEFLERIGLLDENVIAAHCTHLTEEEIDLLAENSVSVSHNPCANLKLGSGIAPVPELLEKEVSVGLGTDGPASNNSFNMFEEMKFASLIQKNSDPETMSAQQVLDMATVNGAEALGLDNIGSIERGNKADLVAVEVDEAVKPAEKDRIVSHLVFSTPSVSETVVDGEVLVRDGELVEKVKDF is encoded by the coding sequence ATGATACTGGAAAACATCCGTTTTCTCGTAACTCAGAACGAAAACCGGGAGATACTGGAAGACATAGATCTCAGGATAGAGGACGGGAAAATCACCGAGATCTCGGAAAACATCGAAGCCGAAGATGAAAAGATAGACTGTTCGAACAAAATTGTTCTACCGGGTCTGATCAACTGCCATACACACGTCTCTATGTCTCTTTTACGCGGTGTATCCGACGACAAGGAGCTGGATGAATGGCTTCACGAAGAAATTATTCCCCGAGAAACCGAGCTAAGCCCGCAAGATGTGTACGATGGAGCCTTGCTTGGAATCAAGGAGATGCTAAAGTCCGGTACGACCTGTTTCAACGACATGTACGCCCCGGAGGAAAAAGTCGCTGAAGCCGTAGACAAAACAGGTATCAGAGCGGTTCTGGCCAACGGTATAATTGAAAGATCGGATATAGACAGTAGATTAGAGGAAAGTCGGGAGTTCATCGAGTCTTTCAGGACGCATCCTCGGATTAAACCGGTTGTAAGCCCGCATGCGGTTTATACTGTTTCGGAAAACAGTCTTGAAAAGTTGAAAGAACAGGCTGAAGAGCTAGATACATCGCTTCATATCCATTTATCGGAGACTAGAAGCGAGAACGAAGATTTCAAGGCGGAAAATGGCGAGCGGCCTGTTGAGTTCCTTGAGAGAATCGGTTTGCTGGATGAAAACGTTATCGCAGCTCACTGTACGCATTTAACGGAAGAAGAGATTGATTTGCTTGCGGAAAACAGTGTTTCGGTCTCACATAATCCGTGTGCGAATCTCAAACTTGGAAGCGGTATCGCTCCGGTCCCAGAGCTATTGGAAAAAGAGGTTTCGGTGGGTCTTGGAACCGATGGTCCGGCTTCGAACAATTCGTTTAACATGTTCGAGGAGATGAAGTTCGCGTCTTTAATCCAGAAAAACAGTGATCCGGAAACAATGAGCGCCCAGCAAGTTTTGGACATGGCGACTGTAAACGGAGCAGAGGCCCTCGGACTCGATAATATAGGTTCGATAGAGAGAGGTAATAAGGCGGATCTGGTGGCTGTCGAAGTTGATGAGGCAGTGAAGCCGGCTGAAAAAGACAGGATTGTTTCCCACCTTGTTTTTTCGACGCCGAGTGTTTCCGAGACAGTGGTTGATGGAGAGGTGCTTGTCAGGGATGGCGAACTGGTGGAAAAAGTCAAGGACTTTTAA
- the psmB gene encoding archaeal proteasome endopeptidase complex subunit beta, translating into MDELKTGTTTVGMTTEDGVILAADRRASMGRLTASKYARKIYKLDDNLGLTIAGSVGDAQKIVRTMRSQLNLHKLETKELSIKGAGTLLSNILHGNKMMPFMNQFILGGINEDGGVLYDLDPAGGLMAHHKYTATGSGSQMAYGVLENRYEKGMDHEEAKKLAIESIQSAMERDTASGNGVMVAEITEDGFEVVEEKEVESTLN; encoded by the coding sequence ATGGACGAGCTTAAAACTGGTACTACAACAGTTGGAATGACAACAGAAGACGGCGTCATTCTCGCAGCGGATCGCAGAGCCTCAATGGGGCGTCTGACCGCTTCCAAATACGCAAGAAAAATCTATAAACTAGATGACAATCTAGGTCTTACGATCGCAGGCAGCGTCGGAGACGCACAGAAGATCGTGCGCACGATGAGAAGCCAATTGAATCTTCACAAGCTGGAGACAAAGGAGCTTTCGATCAAAGGAGCTGGAACACTTCTATCGAACATTCTACACGGCAACAAGATGATGCCTTTCATGAACCAGTTCATCCTAGGCGGAATCAACGAGGACGGAGGCGTTCTATACGATCTTGACCCGGCAGGAGGACTCATGGCTCATCACAAGTACACGGCAACCGGATCCGGAAGCCAGATGGCATACGGAGTACTGGAAAACCGGTACGAGAAAGGAATGGATCACGAAGAAGCTAAGAAGCTCGCAATCGAGTCCATTCAGAGCGCAATGGAGAGAGACACAGCTTCCGGAAACGGGGTAATGGTCGCTGAAATCACAGAAGACGGTTTCGAAGTCGTTGAAGAGAAAGAAGTAGAGTCTACACTCAACTAG